From a region of the Solanum stenotomum isolate F172 chromosome 2, ASM1918654v1, whole genome shotgun sequence genome:
- the LOC125854928 gene encoding F-box/kelch-repeat protein At3g23880-like: MASDSIIPLLLLPDELITEILLKLPVKSLSKFMCVSKSWLQLISSPTFVKNHIKLTADDKGYIHHRLIFRNIDGNFKFCSLPPLFTKQQHTEELFHIDSPIERSTLSTHIVGSVNGLICVVHGQKEAYIWNPTITKSKELPKFTSNMCSSSIKYGFGYDESRDDYKVVFIHYPYNHSSSSNMTTVVYIYSLRNNSWTTFRDQLQCFLVNHYGRFVSGKLYWTSSTCINKYKVCKITSFDLADGTWGSLELPICGKDNFDINLGVVGSDLSLLYTCQRGAATSDVWIMKHSGVNVSWTKLFTIKYPQNIKTHRCFAPVFTFSIHFRHGEILLLLCSAIMIYDGSTRQLKHTSDVMQCEEIYVESLVNPLTISDQGRRNQESPQSSHS, translated from the coding sequence ATGGCAAGTGATTCCATaatccctcttcttcttcttcctgaTGAACTCATAACAGAGATCCTCTTAAAGCTTCCTGTCAAATCTCTGTCGAAATTCATGTGCGTTTCTAAATCATGGCTTCAACTAATCTCTAGCCCTACTTTTGTGAAGAACCATATCAAGTTAACTGCTGATGACAAAGGATACATCCATCACAGACTTATATTTCGAAACATCGAtggaaatttcaagttttgtTCTCTCCCTCCCTTGTTTACCAAACAACAACACACCGAGGAGCTATTTCACATCGATTCCCCCATCGAAAGATCCACTTTATCAACTCACATTGTCGGCTCTGTCAATGGGTTGATTTGTGTTGTCCATGGCCAAAAAGAGGCATATATATGGAACCCCACTATTACCAAGTCaaaggaattacccaaatttaCGAGTAATATGTGTTCTAGTTCTATCAAGTATGGTTTCGGATATGATGAGTCACGTGATGATTATAAAGTTGTATTTATCCATTATCCTTATAATCATTCTAGTAGTTCCAATATGACAACTGTGGTGTACATATATAGTTTGAGGAATAATTCTTGGACAACATTCCGTGATCAGCTTCAGTGCTTTCTAGTAAATCATTATGGTAGATTTGTTAGTGGGAAGCTTTATTGGACTTCATCGACTTGTATTAATAAGTACAAGGTGTGCAAAATCACTTCTTTTGATTTAGCAGACGGGACATGGGGAAGCTTGGAGCTTCCCATTTGTGGAAAAGACAATTTTGATATCAATTTGGGTGTTGTGGGAAGTGATCTTTCTCTGCTTTATACTTGTCAACGAGGTGCTGCTACCTCTGATGTATGGATTATGAAGCATTCTGGAGTTAATGTATCTTGGACAAAATTGTTCACCATCAAATATCCTCAAAATATTAAGACACATAGGTGTTTTGCACCTGTTTTCACATTCTCTATACATTTTCGCCACGGTGAAATTTTGCTTCTTCTTTGCTCAGCCATCATGATATATGATGGTTCAACAAGACAACTAAAGCACACTTCTGATGTTATGCAATGTGAAGAAATCTATGTAGAAAGCCTTGTTAATCCCCTAACGATATCTGACCAGGGACGTCGTAACCAGGAATCTCCACAATCATCACATAGCTGA
- the LOC125855970 gene encoding uncharacterized protein LOC125855970 — protein MSSSSTSATLLCLFLLLGCIGIATVTATEPKTESFGTSSIGLWPRWWWRTHPKIPSLPTPSSIDNAASPTHMAPSPVDDVVSPPHTTPAPSTSCTKVVGCALDLITSVFKRRVSLSTQCCQELLTISDDCFYREYTHSNRVPFFLGNVRNFCSHVVDNAAPSPSPVDNVGLPTHASPSPSPSPVDNVASPTHVASPTHAVPSPSLVDNAASPTHADIPSPSPVDDVVSPSHMAPTWGPAPAPTTSCIKVNGCAFNLITSIFNRRISLSTRCCRVLSTISDDCFYREFTHSKRVPFFLRKVRNYCSHHQA, from the coding sequence ATGTCTTCATCATCGACAAGTGCCACATTGTTATGTTTGTTTCTGTTGTTGGGTTGCATAGGCATTGCTACTGTCACTGCAACCGAACCCAAAACAGAATCGTTTGGTACTTCTTCAATTGGATTGTGGCCCCGATGGTGGTGGCGTACTCACCCAAAAATACCATCACTACCAACTCCATCTTCGATTGATAATGCGGCTTCACCAACGCATATGGCTCCATCCCCAGTTGATGATGTGGTTTCGCCACCACACACGACCCCGGCTCCATCCACTTCTTGCACCAAGGTGGTCGGTTGTGCATTAGATTTGATCACTTCCGTTTTCAAGCGTAGAGTTTCATTATCCACTCAATGTTGCCAAGAACTTTTAACAATTTCAGATGATTGCTTTTACAGAGAGTACACACACTCAAATAGGGTACCATTTTTCCTTGGAAATGTGAGAAACTTTTGTAGTCATGTTGTTGATAATGCGGCTCCATCTCCATCTCCAGTTGATAATGTGGGTTTACCAACTCATGCGTCTCCATCTCCATCTCCATCTCCCGTTGATAATGTGGCTTCACCAACTCATGTGGCTTCACCTACTCATGCGGTTCCATCTCCATCTCTAGTTGATAATGCAGCTTCACCAACTCATGCGGATATTCCATCCCCATCCCCCGTTGATGATGTCGTTTCTCCATCACATATGGCTCCCACTTGGGGGCCAGCCCCGGCTCCAACCACTTCTTGCATCAAGGTGAACGGTTGTGCATTCAATTTGATCACTTCCATTTTCAATCGTAGAATTTCATTATCCACACGATGTTGTCGAGTACTTTCAACAATTTCAGATGATTGCTTTTACAGAGAGTTCACGCACTCCAAGAGGGTACCATTTTTCCTACGCAAAGTGAGGAACTATTGCAGTCATCATCAAGCCTGA